CACCGCATCAGGCACCACGGCAACAAGCACCAGAGCAGGAGGATCCGGTAATATCTGATTCCTATCTTCATATTTAGCGGGTGTTTGTAATAGTCTGACGCGAATCTTGCGATGGACTCTTAAGAGAGTAACCGAGACTGATAATTAGGGTTTGATTAAGTGTTTGGGCTCTGTTAGGTACTCGATGGACTCTTAAGAGAGTAACCGAGATGATTGAGACTACTTGTAGGGTTTGTTTTGGTGTTTGGGCTCTGTTCGATGGATGATTCCATTGTTGAGGTATCTTGATATTAGCGCTTGTTTTGGGCTCTTTTAGGTAATAGCTAGATGACTCCATTGTAGATATGTTGGTATTTAGGGTTTGGGCTATTGTTTTGTGTTTGGGCTATTTAGGGTTAGAGTAACTTTAGGCCTTGTTCTCGCTGAGACTGTCTTTCTTTTCTAGGAAGAAGACGCTAATACCGCGGAGCCGCCACCTCCTCTTCCTTGCCGATACAGGTCTCTGCGGAGCCTGTTTAAAACTTGTCCTCTACTCGGCTGTTTCCTGAAAGTTGAGCAAAATCGCAGCCACTGCTGCTACGGCCATTTTCAGTTGGCACGAGAATTTGCCCAACGAGCTGTGGCTTTTCATTACTTCGACGGATTCCTTGATGGAGAACATCGAAAGAGGGTTTGTATCTTGGCTCTGCTGAACAGTGTCCGAGGCTTACAAACAGGTGTTCCAAATCTGGATCACGTTGCTGGATTATTCACCACACTTCCTTGGCAGCTAAAGATCATACCAGAAAATGCAGGAAATTGGCTATTTTTCAAGACACCCCCACTACGCTACACATCGATGAGCTACACATCGACGAACTGTGGCACTAAGCCGCCGGCCATCTGGTGGAAAAAAAATCCATTCCTAAGTATTGGTTTCGAGGGGTTTGATCATCCACCTGTTAAGTACACCCTGTTTCTGATGGATGGTGGTGATGACCATCACAGGCAGTTGGCTAAAGACTGGAGACTCCATCTCTTCCAGTGCCAAGAACTCTCCCTTTACTGCCTCTCAACTGGTGGTAGCTTGATCTTCGCTCAACCAGAACCAAAATTGGTAAAGAAACAAAATCCTGGTGATGGTGATACTTCTCCCACAGACAGAGACCCTAACCCTGTTTCAAAAATTGCTTCTTCAAAACGCCACCGCAACCTGCCTTCTACTTCTAACTCTTCATCTGTACCGCAAGTTCCTGTTGGTAACCCACAAGGCAGAGGCAGAgtatgtttctatttcttaacCCAGTAATCAATCAAAGTTGTTACTTTCGGTTCTATCTCTTTCCATGAACCCAATCTTggtctttttgttgttttgtagaATTCGATGTTGTCTTTTTTGGCTGTGACGGAAGGGGTTGCATGTCGTGATGGTGAAACTGTAGAGTTGCAACAGGTTTGTGCTACATATCTCTGGAAGTTTCATATATACTCTCTCGCTTTGGCTCATGAGGAACTTGTTGTTAAATGCAGATTAAGGCAAAGAAGAAGATTGGTCCATCATTTGCTCTCAAAAACCCTGTTTCAAAAATTGCTTCTCCAAAACACTACCGTGACCTGCCTTCTACTTCTAAATCTTCCTCTGTACCGCAAGTTCCTGTTGGTAAATGGTAACCCACAAGGCAGAGGCAGAgtatgtttctatttcttaacCCAGTAATCAATCAAAGCTGTTACTTTTGGTTTTATCTTTTTCCATGAACCCAATCTTggtctttttgttgttttgtaggATTCGATGTTGTCTGTTTTGGCTGTGACGGAAGGGGTTGCATGTCGTGATGGTGAAACTGTAGAGTTGCAACAGGTTTGTGCTACATATCTGTGGAAGTTTCATATATACTCTCTCGCTTTGGCTCATGAGGAACTTGTTGTTAAATGCAGATTAAGGCAAAGAAGAAGATTGGTCCATCATTTGCTCTCAAAAACCTTGCCAAAACTCTGTTTAAGGTTAATCTAGACGATGTCTTTTTGATGAAGATTATCTTTTGACAGAGgatgatttgaagaagacaCAATCAACTGAAATTTTTATTCTACAGGTCTGTGAGCTTCATCCACAGGATGTTGTTTTCAAGGATCAGAAAGATGCTCAGAAAATGTATAGATTCAATGATCTTTCGCTGGTACAGTTTCTCCCTGAGTGATATCCGCTTGCTTAGAGTTATTGTCTTGAGTCTGATTTGTTGCTTATGTTTATGGGTAAATGTAGGCAGGCAAAGAGACGATGGATCAGTGAACTTCGCTGCCAATATTCTAAAACAGTTCTTTTGTAGAATACCCTTATGTTCGTTAATAAGTTTGAGGTACTCTTTTTTCGCGTAGCAAAACAAATACCATGTCCCTATTGATACGATATCTGTGAAAGTTTCATATATCCTTATACGGAACGTTTCATATACCGGTTTGTTTAGAGAGGTTTATAGCATTTGGAAGATAGCAATGTGAGGATTCTTGTTAGTACCACTTAGTTAGTCTAAAAGATTTTCTTAGTTGATTATAGTCACATGCGGTCAACTACCAACATTGAAAGATAAACAagaaactaattaataaccaaaaatacatatgaactttttgatttatatataaactataaaagcACTTTTATGGAAAGTTTTTCAATTTTGAATGAATTCAATTGAATACTATATATGTTGCAAAAgtttgaaaattattattttgaataatactTCGTCTACTCGAAATATAGCGATGTCTAGCTGGAACTTCTTATCACTACTGAAGGCTATTATCGTACTTTCCTCATTTGAAATCCAACGATCTGGCACTTCGTGTGCTCCGCCGCGTGGCCTCATCTTCATGGTCCACGGCTTACTTGGGGAAGAAGCTACAAGATCTGAGCGTTCCTTTCCTTGTGTTGCACAGAAGCGCGGATGTTGTGACTGATCCTGAGGTGAGTAGAGAATTGTATTCATTCAAGAATTATTAAAACGAGACCGGGTCTTAAACTCCATTAAATACTtatgttttatgtattttatgacTTTAATTAATGAGACTGACATTAGAAGCTGTTATATAAGTCCATCATTAAATGATTACACAGACGATTCACATTAACACTTCTATCGTATATATAGGTATCGACAATGCTAAAGTACGTATAGCTCTGTCCAGCAAAATATTTAATCAGTTTGACTATTAGTATTAAGCTAATATTTAACCGAAAATGTTGTTGAAACAAGGGAGTGAGTTTATGATTCAGTGTACCTCGTGTCCACTAGTGCCAAAGGGCATCAGGCTTTTCTGTCCTCCGAGCAAGGTCAATACTACATCGCTTTTTGCCAAAGTCAAATAATGCTTGGCTCTGAGCACATCATTCATTGTGTTCCGTCGTATGGGAACAGTTCCCTTGGGGCACCTCGTGCCGTTCACGTGCCACATTTGCCATGCACTTTCCAATAGATTGGCTGCTTCTTTAACATCATCGGTTCTCTCCTTTCCCATCATCTGCGGCATTCTCGTCGGTGCTCTCTGCATTATTTATCATAATGAAGTTCTCATTAAAAAGATAGCTTTACTACACTTATAAAACATATTACAAAAAGCAATATACTTATATAACTTATCACATCAAATTCATTAACATCATTTTAAATCGGATTTCACCTAAAACAGAAAGGTGTTAAATTTATTCCATATaatctcatgtttttttttgactaaacatATAATCTtatgttaaaattaatataaatttggtaATCGTTAGAATTCAggaatatactatatatatgtttgagCTAAATTTGCTACCGTATTtagcattttaaattaaaaatacaaatgaataaatgtttgtttaataCTACACATAAGTTTGGAGAGCTACAGATGcctatatacaaatatttaattgaacaaagaaagtttttttttttaaaggaacaAAGAAAGGCTGAATGGTCAGAATTACCTGAATCTTGTGATGCTTTAAGAGTGGATGATCCAAAGCTGGCTGCTTTCTTTTTGGTACACAATCTATTACATCACCATCTGGACTCtgtgaattattattttataacaacaaaaGGGTAAATATTTCACTTACAAATTATACAAACCAACAAATGCATTTGAGTatgttaaaaatacatattcatTTCAAACCTGGATAGTGAAGACAGGAGTCTTGTTGATCTTGTTTAAGTGCTTTTGGATCCTCTCAGCTCTCAAGCTACTGACTTGTCTATGCGGTTTGGTATAGTTAACAGCTGAGACTTGTGTAAACTTCTGACTTCGAAAGAGAACCAGAGAAACAAGGAAGATTAGAAATAGACTTCTCTTTTTTGGATGCACGAACAATAACCTCCATTGATCGACCTTTAAATTTCTTTTCTTGTATTTATCACATTCAGTGTCCAATGACcgagaaaatataaagaaatatgaaattgaTCCTTTTCGGCGGTGAAGGTTCTAAGAAGAGGATTCTAAACGATCTTCATGTGTTTGATCTCAGATCATCTATATGGCTTCCTCTTAACTGCACGTGGTTTTTTTCTTGTTGTCAGTTTACATGAAACTCTTGTGATTTCTTGACATGTGTTTGCTTATTAACCAGAGGAACATGACTGTGTGCAAGATCGAAACATGAAACTCCTTTTTTGTAAAAGTGTTTCCGGATCAAGTCCTTTCTTTAGTACTATTGAAGTAACGTACGTTGAATCTTTGATTTGGGGGGGGGTGTAACATCCCGGGCCCGGCCCAAAAGGAAACTCAAGTGCAGGAGCCCCAATGGGAAGAAACCCTAGACATAACCCCTCCCATTGCTTATAAAAGGAGAAGTTTCCCTAGGGTTCAGCCACAAGAGAGACAGCAAGCGAAGCCCTGCCTGAGCAGAACCCCGCCGCCGCCTCCGCCTCAAGCCGCCGCCGCTCCATCTCCGGCGAAGCCAGACGCCAGCCGCCCGCGAAGCCCTAGCCGCCGCAACCGAGCTCCTAGCCGCCGCAACCGAGCTCCTAGCCGCCGCCTCCTTGATTCAGTTTCGTGCAAGCAACTGAGATCTGAACCCTAAAGGTAAAACTAAGATCTCTAGCTCTAAGTCATTGGAAAATGACAGATTCTAAACCCATCTCTCTCTTGTGTGAATCTGATTCTCAAATCAGATCTCGAGAAGTGACTGTTCCCCAAACCTAGATCCAGATCTACTTCTGCAAAAAGCTAAGGTGAGGACTTGGCCGTGAACTTGCCTCATGATGAGTAACCAATGGGACTTAGTCCTTTGTTAATCAGTTCtagatattgtgtgtatgtgtgaTGTGATATGTGATTGATCTTGTCTAGACGATAGTACGTGTTGAAGTGATAAGAACGTAGGCATGTTAGGGTGGTCAAGAATATGATGATAAGGTGTTGAGACGTGTTGTGAATGATAAGTGAAAGATGTAAGAATAAGTACGAATAAGGGATCATATAgagagtctaaggaaagtatgtggggtagtagtccacgctaggtatccataggagatgtggtcaatccacaagaatatggaagcacccataggagatgtggccaatccacaagaatatggggtagaagcctagttggggctacccactgatgaaaaggacgaaaagatgaaaaggatgtgCATTGTAGGGTCTTTAGTTCATGTCGGGTAGTATGGGTTTCTGTGTAATAGATCTTATTAGCTCATGACTTGTGATTGTTTGCTCTTCCTGAGTTGAGCTCGTGGGTTCCTAGAACCTACCCTCACTGAGTATTATGTACTCACCCCTTTTTTTACAGGTAGGGCCGAGAGGGAGCGGGAGTAGATGTCCGTATGCTGCAAGTGTTTTCTCGAGTCTTTCATTTATGACTCCTTTCTTTCAACCATTTCTTCTTAAGTTTTTATTCGACATTTCAGTTTTGTTGAGTTTGGTTTTATGTAAGAcaatttgagttttaataagagttTTTGAACGAAAAGGTTTGGGGTAAAGCATTTGATAAGGTTCATCGGGCCAAGGCCGTTACAGGGGGTTCCTTCTCCGACAAATAGTCACACCGGAAGGCATCACCGAGACCACTCTTCAAACTAGGCGAGAAGGTAACaaattacttaatatctatCACCATTGTAAATTCATGCAAGTGCTATGAAGAATACAATCTAAACTGTAATTTCTCTTCCTCCATAGGTAACCCTTTCTCAAAATTTCCTTGAAGCTGACATATGAGTCTGTGAAAGGTGCCATCTTCATGCGTGTGCTTGTTACTCGCCAAGGCGAAACCTTCTGCTTATCACAGAGTAGTTTCATCTCTGTTTTctttcatatattttgtttgatGGTACTTTTATTTCCTGGCTAAAGGCTCACTAGAGAATTGTTGATGTTGCTCACAAACACACATTGGAACCTTACCATCGCTTTGTTTGGTACTGGTTTGTGTATGTTAGATTGGCTTAAACCTCTGGTTGTGCAACTTATATCTCTTGGTTAAGTATCTTGATGCAAACGTTACAGTCGTGGCGCAAAACGTATTATATTTCTCGTCTCTTTCCTAGGAAAAACCAAGTCCTAAGACGCAAGTATAATCTAACACTCAACTTGAACCTACGTGCTAAAATTGAGTTATCAATCGAAAACAGCTAAGTTTCTACAGAGTTCCCAATTATGAGAGCCTTTCTATCCTACCACTATTTAAAGTCCTCTAAGCTGAACTTCAAAATGCCCTATCTGCATACCCAAATCATGCTTCCCGTTATTCTTTGACCCATCAGTCACCATATCAAAGAACCGTGATATAGGAACCAAAACCCATCTCTGTCATCTCAACTGAGTAACTAGCTGCATCCATAAACCTCCCACCACAACAACACATTGTTATCAGCGTCGTGTAAACCGGCATGTTAAGTGGATGAGCCTTCACCTTCATATCACTGATGAAGCTAAACGCTTCATCAAACTTCCCATTCCGACACACACACCCCTTGATTTTCGGAGCATAAAAACTCGGAAACGGCTTATGTCCATCTTCCACAGTTTTTCAACAACCTAAACGCCTCATCTATCTTATCAATCTTAGAAACCGCAGGTATAAGTGGTGGAGGCAATGTAGAAGTAGGGGGGTCAGTTGACccctatcaatttttaaatttagtttaatataagcATATAACTTTagtatatattgaataattggTTCATTTGTAAGGGTTGGACCCCTACGTTTATTGTAAAatctctaataattttataaatatatgattttgacCCCATTGAGTTTTGGTTCTGCCTCCGCTGTATAAGTGTCTTGTAAGTATCTatatctacacaaaaacctatcTTGCAAGTAGTGTAATACATCTCAATGCAGAAACCAACTTCCCCTGATTTAGTAATAGCTCCAACAAGAGTGTTGAAAGTTTGTATATCAggaacaaaccctcctttgatcatCTTGTTCACCATCTCTTTAGCAGATTCCAAGAAAGTCTTGAACAAAcgcttttgttttgttattcttgTTCACCAGAATGTTCCCTGAATCACAACAATCTCACTTACATTGTTAGGAAATACGCGGTCAAATTTTGCGGAAAACCAGAATTTATGGAAGCgggaaaacacacaaaattgttaacggagttcggccaatgttgcctacgtctccggacctgctacagatcttttattatcaacccGGGAAGTTTTACAAACTCTCAACTCACAcccgatcccaaatacactCAAGAAATTATTCGTAATTTCTTAAAGAGAAAGATTTTCTCacaaaaaagatattttttttttctctcttgcactctcttttcttctcttctcttgttctctcttactttgtttttcttgtttgggatgatcttcttcttctccttgtgtGGTTATTTATAGGAGATTATGGGGAGTTGGTGAAACTTCTTGTTGCACCTACCAAAAGAACACAAAAGAAATGTGTTGTTGAATTAATCAACAAACACCTTCTTGATACAACTTATTGTTGTACCTACCATTCAAAAACGTGTTTCTTTacaatctcccacttgaagACTGATTCCAATCTGTCTTCACACCATGATCAATGTAGCAGGTCTTCCCAGCTTGTTACTCCAACAAGCCTACTGAGGTTGCACACAACCTCAGCTTGTCATACGGCACGACCTTCGTCAACATGTCTGCCGGATTCTTGCTTCCTGGGATCTTCTCAAGCaccaacatttcatcttctaacGCTGATCTGATGAAATGATATCGACGATGTATGTGCTTCGTCCGAGCATGGTAAACCGGATTCTTTGCCAAATCGATAGCACTTTTACTGTCACAGTACAACACACCTTTCCCTTGGTCATGGCCTAGCTCTTCTAGAAAAGACTGTAGCCATATCATCTCTTTTGTTGCCTCCGTTACCGCAACATACTCAGCTTCACAGCTTGATAGAGATACAATTTTCTGCAACTTTGAAACCCAACAAATTGCAGTACCGCCAAAGGTGTAGACATACCCGGTTGTGCTCTTCGTGCTGTCAATGTCACCTCCATTGTCAGCATCAACATATCCCTGCAATCCCGTCTTAGACTTCGTGAAACATAGCGATAAACTTGGatttccttttagatatctgaAAATCCACTTAATGGCTTCCCAATGTTCCTTCCCTGGATTGCTCATAAATCTGCTGACGACTCCCACTGCATGTGCAATGTCTGGCCTTGTACATATCATCGCGTACATCAGGCTGCCAatagcagaagcatatggaactTTATCCATACATGCCATCTCGTCTTCCGTCTTTGGTGACTGTTCTCTGGATAACCGAAAGTGACTTGCCAGGGGAGTACTAACTGGCTTCGCGTCATCCATGTTAAACCTCTTGAGGACTTTCTTCACATACTCCTCTTGTGATAGCTTAAGACCTTCCTTGCTCCTACTGATTCTCATCCCTAGAATCTGTCTTGCTTCTCCAAGGTCTTTCATCGCAAACTCTTCTGAGAGTTTCGTCTTCAAGCTATTGATCTCGTGCAAGTATGCTCCTACTATCAgcatgtcatcgacatataggagcaatatcaagtaggactcttcaagCGTCTTGAAGTAACAACAGTGGTCAGCTTCACACCTCAAGAAACCAACGCCTTTAATAAAGCTATCGAACCGTTTGTACCACTGtcttggagcttgttttaagccgTACAAACTCCTTTTTAGCTTGCAAACAAGGCTTTCCTTCCCTTTGATCTCAAAGCTTTCGGGTTGCTTCATATAAATTTCTTCATCCAAATCACCGTGAAGAAATGccgtcttcacatccatttgttgaagatgcagacCTTCTTGTGCTACCAGCCCAAGAACCGTTCTGATGGTCACCATCTTGACTACAGGAGAGAAGATTTCAGTGTAGTCAACgccttctttttgttggaatcccttCACAACAAGCCTTGCTTTATAGCGCTTACTTCCATCAGGTTCTTCTTTTATTCGGTAGACCCACTTATTATGCAATGCCTCTTTCTCCTTAGGCAAATCTGCTAACTCCCACGTGTGATTGGATAACAACGAGTCCATCTCGTCGTTCATTGCAAGCTCCCACTTGATCgactcatcaacttgcatagcttcctcataacattCAGGCTCGCCTCTGTCTGTGAGCAGAATGTAGTTGAGCGATGGAGAGAATCTTAATGGCTTTCTGATGATTCTGCTTGACCGTCGTAACTCCGTGACTGGTGTATATGGGACCACTtcagaatcatcactttcttcagcctcaccactctcgtcttgagagatttcttcttctgctgttgCGGTATCCTGTGGCAATTCCGGTGTCAGGATATCTTCTAAGTCAACAGCTCCAGGCTCTTTCTTCTCCGAGCCTTCTCTTAGCTTATCCTTGTACAACGCTTCTTCGTTGAACACAACATTTTTGCTGCGGATGATCTTCCGATTTTCGTCATCCCAAAACCGGTAACCAAACTCCGTGTCACCATAACCGATGAAGTAACACTTTTTAGACTTCGAGTCAAGTTTACTTCTTGCAGCATCGTCAATGTGAACATAAGCTAAGCAACCAAACACCTTTAGATAAGAAAGGTTTACTTTCTTTCTGCTCCAAACTTCTTCAGGGATCTTAAATCCCAATGGTACAGACGGTCCTCTGTTTATTAAGAAGGCTGCGGTACTGATTGCATCTGCCCAAAACGTCTTTGGTAATCCACAGTGCAATCTCATGCTCCTTGCACGCTCGTTCAAGGTTCGGTTCATCCTTTCCGCtattccattctgttgaggcgttccaggaatagtcttctccatcttgatccCGTTATCAGCGCAGTATCTCGTGAACTCGCCGCTGAtatactcaccaccattatcagaccttagACACTTCAACTTGAGATTCGTCTCAACCTCAACCATGGTTTTCCATCTCTTGAAAAACGAGAACACTTCATATTTGTTCTTCATGAAGTAGACCCACACCTTTCTTGTGgagtcatcaataaaggtcacaTAGTAGTACGAACCTCCTAGCGATGCAACAGGAGCGGGTCCCCACACATCTGTGTGCaccagctctaacttctcagattTTGGCTCTCTTCCTCCTTTTAAGAAACTAACCCGTTTCTGCTTTCCAAGGATGCAGCTTTCACACATCTGATGATCCACCGTCTTCAGATCCGGAAGAGCGCCATTTGCCACCATGAGTTTCATccctttctcactcatgtgcCCCAATCTACAATGCCACAACTTGGTCTGTTTGGCATCCTCAACAACAGTAACAGTGTCTTCATAGCTCGTCGTCATATAAAGAGTACCTCTTTTATGACCTCTAGCAACCACCATGGAACCTTTTCTGACTCTCCAGGCTCCACCACCAAAATTAACATCGTGCCCCGTATCATCAAGTTGACCTACTGAAATCAGATTTCGCATCAACTTTGGCACATGTCTGACCTTCGTAATCTTCCACACACATCCGTCTGACATCTTCAGGTTGATATCTCCAATACCAACTATGTCCAAAGGTAATCCATCAGCAAGATATACCTTTCCGTAATTTCCCGCAACATAATTTTCCATGATGTTATGGTGCGGTGTGGTGTGGAATGACGCTCCTGAGTCAAGAACCCATGAATCGACTGGGCTATC
This genomic stretch from Brassica napus cultivar Da-Ae chromosome C9, Da-Ae, whole genome shotgun sequence harbors:
- the LOC125592752 gene encoding uncharacterized protein LOC125592752, with the translated sequence MEKFTQVSAVNYTKPHRQVSSLRAERIQKHLNKINKTPVFTIQSPDGDVIDCVPKRKQPALDHPLLKHHKIQRAPTRMPQMMGKERTDDVKEAANLLESAWQMWHVNGTRCPKGTVPIRRNTMNDVLRAKHYLTLAKSDVVLTLLGGQKSLMPFGTSGHEVH
- the LOC125592751 gene encoding uncharacterized protein LOC125592751; translation: MANALRYSYLRGPGAIDSDDHRPLKKRFVVGHQQAPQQAPQAPQQAPRQQALQQAPRQQARQQAPAQEEPPQEDPPQECLGRVVVRHQQAPQQARRQQAPHQAPRQQAPEQEDPPQGCLGRVVVRHQQAPRQQTPQQARRQQAPHQAPRQQAPEQEDPEEDANTAEPPPPLPCRYRSLRSLFKTCPLLGCFLKVEQNRSHCCYGHFQLAREFAQRAVAFHYFDGFLDGEHRKRVCILALLNSVRGLQTGVPNLDHVAGLFTTLPWQLKIIPENAGNWLFFKTPPLRYTSMSYTSTNCGTKPPAIWWKKNPFLSIGFEGFDHPPVKYTLFLMDGGDDHHRQLAKDWRLHLFQCQELSLYCLSTGGSLIFAQPEPKLVKKQNPGDGDTSPTDRDPNPVSKIASSKRHRNLPSTSNSSSVPQVPVGNPQGRGRNSMLSFLAVTEGVACRDGETVELQQIKAKKKIGPSFALKNLAKTLFKVCELHPQDVVFKDQKDAQKMYRFNDLSLAGKETMDQ